In Malus sylvestris chromosome 16, drMalSylv7.2, whole genome shotgun sequence, the following are encoded in one genomic region:
- the LOC126606672 gene encoding AT-hook motif nuclear-localized protein 8-like — protein MDSREVPQQQPPQQPNMMVGPSSYPSSMPTANINPNSGPMMGGPNPGRFPFNVVAQQQQQQQPASKPQMDSLSPSPYDGSLRPCGSGGAFNIDSSSASAAKKKRGRPRKYSPDGNIALGLTPTQIPSSASAAPGTHGESSGTMSSEPPAKKNRGRPPGSGKKQLDALGAGGVGFTPHVIMVQAGEDIAAKVMAFSQQGPRTVCILSANGAICNVTLRQPAMSGGTVTYEGRYEIISLSGSYLFSENNGNRSRSGGLSVSLAGSDGQVLGGGVAGMLMAASPVQVIVGSFIADGKKSNPNLVKSGTSSPPASQMLNFGAPMTAASPSSQGGGSSESSDENGSSPLNNSNRGPVLYSNANQPIHNMQMYQLWGQAQQ, from the exons ATGGATTCGCGGGAAGTTCCGCAGCAACAGCCGCCTCAGCAGCCGAACATGATGGTGGGCCCATCTTCATATCCCTCCTCCATGCCCACCGCCAACATAAACCCTAATTCGGGCCCCATGATGGGCGGCCCCAACCCGGGACGCTTCCCTTTCAACGTGGTGgcccagcagcagcagcagcaacagccCGCTTCAAAACCGCAGATGGATTCTCTGAGCCCCAGCCCCTACGATGGGTCCTTGAGGCCGTGCGGCAGCGGCGGAGCGTTCAACATCGACTCTTCTTCCGCTTCGGCTGCCAAGAAGAAGAGAGGGCGGCCCAGGAAGTACTCGCCTGACGGCAACATTGCCTTGGGATTGACGCCCACGCAGATTCCTTCTTCGGCTTCGGCCGCACCTGGGACCCATGGAGAGTCTAGTGGCACGATGTCTTCGGAGCCCCCAGCCAAGAAGAACCGGGGGAGGCCCCCAGGTTCGGGCAAGAAGCAGTTGGACGCATTGG GAGCTGGCGGAGTTGGATTCACGCCTCATGTTATTATGGTGCAAGCCGGTGAG GATATAGCAGCAAAGGTTATGGCCTTTTCACAGCAGGGTCCACGCACAGTTTGCATTCTCTCTGCAAATGGTGCCATCTGCAATGTTACCCTTCGCCAGCCAGCAATGTCTGGTGGTACTGTCACATATGAG GGTCGATATGAGATTATTTCCCTGTCAGGTTCCTACTTGTTTTCTGAAAATAATGGGAATCGCAGCAGAAGTGGTGGTTTGAGTGTATCCTTAGCAGGGTCTGATGGTCAAGTTTTGGGAGGTGGAGTTGCTGGCATGCTAATGGCAGCATCACCAGTACAG GTGATTGTGGGTAGTTTCATTGCCGACGGGAAGAAATCCAACCCCAACTTGGTAAAGTCGGGAACTTCCTCTCCCCCAGCATCACAAATGTTGAACTTTGGTGCGCCAATGACAGCAGCCAGCCCGTCCTCTCAAGGAGGAGGGTCAAGCGAGTCGTCTGACGAGAATGGCAGCAGTCCTCTCAACAACAGCAACAGGGGACCTGTGCTCTACAGTAATGCAAATCAACCCATTCATAATATGCAGATGTATCAATTATGGGGTCAAGCTCAACAATGA
- the LOC126606675 gene encoding uncharacterized protein LOC126606675 — MACLVLPISMLKKRCMGSRLHGYRPLADDRFDDSENPVIVVVGKEKREFLVDPFVLQENPFRVLIEAMNKDKKVENFGDGNGKGRSRMVFVDVDSILFEHMLWLMHNDCSSLFELNLKEIIDFYAQDY; from the coding sequence ATGGCTTGCTTGGTCTTGCCAATTTCAATGCTGAAAAAGAGGTGCATGGGGTCACGGCTACATGGCTACCGGCCTTTAGCCGATGATAGGTTCGACGATTCAGAGAATCCAGTGATCGTGGTGGTTGGGAAGGAGAAGAGGGAGTTCTTGGTAGACCCTTTTGTGCTACAAGAGAACCCTTTTCGAGTTTTGATTGAGGCAATGAACAAGGACAAGAAAGTGGAGAATTTTGGTGATGGGAATGGTAAGGGAAGAAGTAGGATGGTTTTTGTGGATGTTGATTCTATTCTGTTCGAGCATATGTTGTGGTTGATGCATAATGATTGTTCTTCTTTGTTTGAGCTCAATCTTAAGGAAATTATAGACTTCTATGCGCAAGATTATTAG
- the LOC126609319 gene encoding uncharacterized protein LOC126609319, translating to MGRALVFEILDKPATSCFIGICSAICFYIQKKNIGYLHVGLSYETAVAGHHWRIITSAFSHISMKAVSKLVNTDSSVHQSALQRLVRHSVVCEVATKKPDSAVKRAWQAEKRRIYNKSQKSEIKTRMKKVMMSFHECGGDVGDDVHIPLSHRVTEIGQKNPDIYFTNKEGKRNTERLTWGIDKERVLRGHTAVDV from the exons ATGGGTAGGGCATTGGTTTTTGAGATCTTGGACAAACCAGCCACAAGTTGTTTCATAGGAATATGCAGTGCAATTTGTTTCTACATACAGAAGAAAAACATTGGCTATTTACATGTGGGCTTGAGTTATGAAACTGCAGTTGCAGGGCACCATTGGAGGATTATAACTTCAGCTTTCTCTCATATAAGCATGAAGGCCGTGTCGAAGCTGGTAAATACAGATTCCTCAGTGCATCAG TCAGCACTTCAGAGGCTGGTTCGACATTCCGTTGTTTGTGAGGTCGCCACGAAGAAGCCTGACTCTGCTGTGAAGAGAGCTTGGCAGGCCGAAAAGAGGAGGATTTACAACAAATCCCAGAAATCTGAAATCAAAACCCGGATGAAGAAG GTCATGATGTCATTCCACGAGTGTGGAGGCGATGTCGGGGATGATGTACATATCCCACTTTCTCACCGGGTGACAGAAATTGGCCAAAAGAATCCTGATATATATTTTACTAATAAAGAAGGGAAACGCAACACTGAACGTCTCACTTGGGGAATTGATAAAGAGCGGGTTTTAAGAGGCCACACTGCTGTTGATGTATAG